TAGGCTCCCAATGTATAGGAAGATCTTGTTTTGtatctattttatattttagctCCCACTCTTTGTTATCGTAATTTTTCAATCCCCATACCTCAACACATTGTCTATATCCCCACATCTTCACATATTCATCTTCTGGTGAAGAAGCATACACCAAGGCCATAGATCCCCTAAAACTAATCAAGTGAAGGCATTTCCAGAGATCTGGGTCTTTCTCCAAGGGGGTGGGAAGAGGAGTCAAATAGaactcttcttttttaaagtCGAACGTGCAGAGGACGCGTAATCTCCATAGACCAACCAATGCATGTCTCCATGTGCATAAACGGACTTGTAGGTTGGAAAGCAAGGAGGAACCGTGGGCAACTCCCGCCATGAGCTCTTCCCCAATACAAGAACTTCGGCGGCCAAGTAGTCTTTTTTATTGGTGGAAACACGTACAATCTTGAAGCTGTTGGTTATATTATCAAATCCCATGCTGTACCAATCAACAGTGCAAAGACAATTGGCTGGAACTTGGACGTCACTTGCAGATGGGAGCATTAGAACTTCTCCCTTGAAAGGATTCACCAACAAGCATGACCTTCCATGGTTCGAAGACCTTCCACTCTTCGGATTAAGACCAGTAAAGCCAAACAAGTtgcagaaaacaaaagcaaacgAATAAAAACGCCGTTCGGATCCGAAATAGGAAACAATTGCGTCTTTACTCTTTGTCAATAAGTAGTGGCCGTCGTACGTCACTGGATACAACATGTCATATTTATCATAGGAAGACTCATTAAGAACAACAAGTTGAGGAGTAGAACAGGTAGTTAGAAAACGACGCCGCATGTGCAATGTGGAAAAAGAGAGGTCATCAACCATCTTTAACAGGGCCTTAGATACACATCTCATGCAACAAATCGAATTTACGGGCAATCTTGAAAGGATGTCAATAAGAATTTCAGGTGGTAGGGCGCGGATCATCATCAAGTTTAGTTCTGGCTTCTCCTTGGCGTTGTTGCAGTTGATGTGCTTCATTCTCTTCAACAAAGtatgttggcgtgacttgtggatattgacttactttccttacacaccaagaattcctattataattgtaattgatttactttaattcatgatttcttactgtaaatagatttaggaatttattatttacttgcccattcaggtttcgttgtattataaatatgacctcctacaaggagaagaatacacagaaaattcccacaaacaaatattctctcatagttttcatattttagcatggtatcagagcggcgatcttggaattgctgactctagtttTAAATCCCCGCTGCTGCTATGGggtttgatgattttttcaaccctcatggaggtagcaccaccgacttCTTCTCTTATTCTCaaccaaccatcgttgagttgagtgcccagatggctcagctcctacagatgcagactttgaccctgaacccgatccagaatcaggatcctcttttgacgaccctgaccccgaccccgaccccgactatgacgacgacgaccctTACTCCGAAGACAACCCCGACCCTGACTCCGAAGAcaaccccgaccccgactccgatgatgaccccGACCTCGActttgtctctgattcagaccTTGATCCCGAATTCGACTCCGACTCTGGCCCCAATtcaggctcagattccgatccaaattcctactcaacctgtatcTTATGCATCTTCTGCTGCATAGATTATGACTTCTcgactaacgaccccgacacatggaccagattacgcatattgtggtgatccgagacacacttgtgagaTGTTTTACATTGCCTAGCTACCCCGattggtgggctactcttacagattgaggacaatgcaatatggccagtaatggtactggttatggattccatacttctgataagattgattccaagagctggataattgattccggtgcaactgatcatatgacgtttgatcttgatgattttctgaatactacacaacctcgacgaacctgtattgcaaatgccaatgatgttacttatcctgtgacaggggctggcactgttgcactctcatcctct
The Prunus dulcis chromosome 2, ALMONDv2, whole genome shotgun sequence DNA segment above includes these coding regions:
- the LOC117618122 gene encoding F-box/kelch-repeat protein At3g06240-like, whose protein sequence is MKHINCNNAKEKPELNLMMIRALPPEILIDILSRLPVNSICCMRCVSKALLKMVDDLSFSTLHMRRRFLTTCSTPQLVVLNESSYDKYDMLYPVTYDGHYLLTKSKDAIVSYFGSERRFYSFAFVFCNLFGFTGLNPKSGRSSNHGRSCLLVNPFKGEVLMLPSASDVQVPANCLCTVDWYSMGFDNITNSFKIVRVSTNKKDYLAAEVLVLGKSSWRELPTVPPCFPTYKSVYAHGDMHWLVYGDYASSARSTLKKKSSI